The following are encoded in a window of Oncorhynchus keta strain PuntledgeMale-10-30-2019 unplaced genomic scaffold, Oket_V2 Un_contig_6782_pilon_pilon, whole genome shotgun sequence genomic DNA:
- the rbfa gene encoding putative ribosome-binding factor A, mitochondrial isoform X2, with protein MSNSLYAQSFCSQNAFKHYASSCMAMMTRTSRSVELHPQHRVHHLNRERRSVSSVCHDRRDFHTSSECAGKNLLRKFVNKTKKKLWYETPPQGPPSNQFSALKPPKKRSQEDNMRTRVLNSILYKAITDLLSSPEVNYEVYNYSVDISRVSLPADFSSCRVYWKTSGMSERDDQIQQALDKSSPRIRYLIMAHQTLGGVPPLVFIKDKQYAAMSEVENLLKMADFGPEDGLGEQLHVVESGQSTTSKKPVLFGVDHDALNKQILDYKLRVKDTTSNTLAPELTMQQLEVLADYRKQKIMEKKKKSKRPVDDDITPKEYLLSRHSQGLEREEDDGRAFNQEDDQVRELMAEESRKS; from the exons ATGTCTAACTCACTGTACGCACAGTCATTCTGCAGTCAGAATGCATTCAAA CATTACGCGAGCAGTTGTATGGCTATGATGACACGGACCAGCCGCAGTGTCGAACTTCATCCTCAGCATCGAGTCCATCATTTGAACCGCGAGCGCCGTTCCGTCTCATCTGTTTGTCATGACAGAAGAGATTTTCACACTTCTTCCGAGTGTGCTGGTAAAAACCTGTTGAGGAAGTTTGTCAACAAAACGAA GAAGAAGCTCTGGTATGAAACACCACCCCAG GGGCCACCGTCCAATCAGTTCAGTGCTCTGAAGCCACCTAAGAAACGAAGCCAAGAGGACAACATGCGCACCAGAGTCCTCAACTCCATCCTGTACAAGGCCATCACTGATCTACTGAGCTCCCCCGAAGTCAACTATGAGGTCTACAACTACAGTGTGGACATCTCAAGG GTGTCACTGCCTGCAGACTTCTCTAGTTGCCGGGTCTATTGGAAAACCAGTGGTATGTCAGAGAGGGATGACCAGATTCAGCAAGCACTGGACAAGAGCAGCCCTCGTATAAG GTACCTCATTATGGCTCATCAAACCCTTGGTGGTGTCCCTCCTTTGGTTTTCATAAAGGATAAACAGTATGCAGCCATGTCTGAG GTTGAAAACCTACTCAAGATGGCTGACTTTGGTCCTGAAGATGGTCTGGG AGAACAACTACATGTAGTGGAATCAGGACAGTCCACCACATCTAAAAAACCTGTGCTGTTCGGGGTTGACCACGACGCTCTCAACAAACAGATCCTGGACTACAAACTGAGGGTCAAAGACACTACCTCAAACACCCTGGCACCAGAGCTCACAATGCAGCAGCTGGAGGTGCTGGCAGACTACAGGAAGCAGAAGATaatggagaagaagaagaagtctaAACGGCCCGTTGATGATGACATCACTCCTAAGGAGTACCTTCTGTCCAGGCACAGCCAgggtctggagagggaggaggacgaCGGCCGGGCATTCAACCAGGAAGACGACCAGGTCCGAGAACTTATGGCTGAGGAGAGCAGGAAGTCCTAG
- the rbfa gene encoding putative ribosome-binding factor A, mitochondrial isoform X1 produces MFSIKSYSRVKQCLVLQHYASSCMAMMTRTSRSVELHPQHRVHHLNRERRSVSSVCHDRRDFHTSSECAGKNLLRKFVNKTKKKLWYETPPQGPPSNQFSALKPPKKRSQEDNMRTRVLNSILYKAITDLLSSPEVNYEVYNYSVDISRVSLPADFSSCRVYWKTSGMSERDDQIQQALDKSSPRIRYLIMAHQTLGGVPPLVFIKDKQYAAMSEVENLLKMADFGPEDGLGEQLHVVESGQSTTSKKPVLFGVDHDALNKQILDYKLRVKDTTSNTLAPELTMQQLEVLADYRKQKIMEKKKKSKRPVDDDITPKEYLLSRHSQGLEREEDDGRAFNQEDDQVRELMAEESRKS; encoded by the exons ATGTTTAGTATTAAATCATACTCAAGAGTAAAACAATGTCTCGTTCTTCAGCATTACGCGAGCAGTTGTATGGCTATGATGACACGGACCAGCCGCAGTGTCGAACTTCATCCTCAGCATCGAGTCCATCATTTGAACCGCGAGCGCCGTTCCGTCTCATCTGTTTGTCATGACAGAAGAGATTTTCACACTTCTTCCGAGTGTGCTGGTAAAAACCTGTTGAGGAAGTTTGTCAACAAAACGAA GAAGAAGCTCTGGTATGAAACACCACCCCAG GGGCCACCGTCCAATCAGTTCAGTGCTCTGAAGCCACCTAAGAAACGAAGCCAAGAGGACAACATGCGCACCAGAGTCCTCAACTCCATCCTGTACAAGGCCATCACTGATCTACTGAGCTCCCCCGAAGTCAACTATGAGGTCTACAACTACAGTGTGGACATCTCAAGG GTGTCACTGCCTGCAGACTTCTCTAGTTGCCGGGTCTATTGGAAAACCAGTGGTATGTCAGAGAGGGATGACCAGATTCAGCAAGCACTGGACAAGAGCAGCCCTCGTATAAG GTACCTCATTATGGCTCATCAAACCCTTGGTGGTGTCCCTCCTTTGGTTTTCATAAAGGATAAACAGTATGCAGCCATGTCTGAG GTTGAAAACCTACTCAAGATGGCTGACTTTGGTCCTGAAGATGGTCTGGG AGAACAACTACATGTAGTGGAATCAGGACAGTCCACCACATCTAAAAAACCTGTGCTGTTCGGGGTTGACCACGACGCTCTCAACAAACAGATCCTGGACTACAAACTGAGGGTCAAAGACACTACCTCAAACACCCTGGCACCAGAGCTCACAATGCAGCAGCTGGAGGTGCTGGCAGACTACAGGAAGCAGAAGATaatggagaagaagaagaagtctaAACGGCCCGTTGATGATGACATCACTCCTAAGGAGTACCTTCTGTCCAGGCACAGCCAgggtctggagagggaggaggacgaCGGCCGGGCATTCAACCAGGAAGACGACCAGGTCCGAGAACTTATGGCTGAGGAGAGCAGGAAGTCCTAG